A genomic region of Glycine max cultivar Williams 82 chromosome 15, Glycine_max_v4.0, whole genome shotgun sequence contains the following coding sequences:
- the LOC100788886 gene encoding E3 ubiquitin-protein ligase makorin isoform X2, with translation MSNRVCKFYARGACLKGDQCDFAHEKKDDICSYYKKGSCAYGSRCRYKHVKASQASSSANGRHSPVLDPVVNHTIKGTSSWVPKAVKSSSSDKRARSSQQKNLPSLENDVGQSSTSSVIPSEHLFCAFAAANCPLEDKCSRIHGNQCLYCRKFCLHPTDRKEKENHLRTCEKKEKYLQALKDSQEVECNVCLERVLSKPKPADCKFGLLPECDHAFCLSCIRNWRNSAPTSGMDISNAGTANTVRTCPVCRKLSYFVIPSGIWYSTKEEKQEIIDNYKANCKLIDCKHFNFGNGNCPFGASCFYKHTVKPGSYTWIHHRPPPQRRQNHFDVHDMLNMLQDVDLTSAEYFSIMRDSDLYDDMDPFEMMMAALSEVLASGVDDFGPEDFGDEDFNPMEAALLSMMMHSNMEDEDDDDDEEEEYSDEDY, from the exons ATGTCCAACAG GGTTTGCAAGTTCTATGCCCGTGGAGCATGTTTGAAGGGGGATCAATGTGATTTTGCTCATGAGAAAAAGGATGAT ATTTGCAGCTATTATAAAAAAGGATCCTGTGCTTATGGTAGTAGATGCAGATATAAGCATGTCAAAGCTTCTCAAGCGTCATCTTCAGCAAATGGACGCCATTCTCCTGTTTTGGATCCTGTTGTGAATCATACCATTAAAGGAACATCAAGTTGGGTTCCAAAGGCTGTGAAGTCATCTTCATCGGACAAGCGTGCAAGGAGCTCACAACAAAAGAATCTGCCCTCTCTTGAAAATGATGTTGGTCAATCCAGTACTAGTAGTGTTATACCATCTGAACATTTGTTCTGTGCATTTGCTGCTGCCAACTGCCCCCTTGAAGATAAATGTTCTCGCATTCATGGAAATCAGTGCTTATACTGTAGAAAATTTTGCTTACATCCTACTGAtcgaaaggaaaaagaaaaccaTTTGAGAACTtgtgagaaaaaggaaaaatacctTCAGGCTTTGAAAGATAGTCAAGAAGTAGAGTGCAATGTTTGTTTGGAACGTGTTCTGTCCAAACCTAAACCAGCTGATTGTAAGTTTGGTCTGCTTCCTGAATGTGACCATGCTTTCTGTTTATCCTGTATCCGCAATTGGCGTAATAGTGCCCCAACCTCTGGAATGGACATCAGTAATGCTGGCACTGCTAATACAGTCAGAACCTGTCCTGTTTGTCGCAAACTATCATATTTTGTCATTCCAAGTGGTATTTGGTATTCTACTAAGGAAGAAAAGCAGGAAATTATTGACAACTACAAGGCAAACtgcaa ACTAATTGATTGCAAGCATTTTAACTTTGGAAATGGGAATTGTCCATTTGGGGCTAGTTGCTTCTACAAG CATACAGTGAAGCCCGGCTCTTACACATGGATACATCACAGGCCACCACCTCAACGTAGACAGAACCATTTTGATGTGCATGACATGTTGAACATGCTCCAGGATGTTGACTTAACAAGTGCAGAATATTTTTCCATCATGAGGGACTCGGACCTTTATGATGATATGGATCCATTCGAGATGATG ATGGCTGCATTGTCAGAAGTGCTGGCTTCTGGCGTGGATGATTTTGGTCCCGAAGATTTCGGTGATGAAGATTTCAATCCTATGGAGGCTGCCTTGTTATCAATGATGATGCATTCTAATatggaagatgaagatgacgacgatgatgaagaagaagaatacagTGATGAAGACTACTAG
- the LOC100788886 gene encoding E3 ubiquitin-protein ligase makorin isoform X1, with protein sequence MSNRVCKFYARGACLKGDQCDFAHEKKDDICSYYKKGSCAYGSRCRYKHVKASQASSSANGRHSPVLDPVVNHTIKGTSSWVPKAVKSSSSDKRARSSQQKNLPSLENDVGQSSTSSVIPSEHLFCAFAAANCPLEDKCSRIHGNQCLYCRKFCLHPTDRKEKENHLRTCEKKEKYLQALKDSQEVECNVCLERVLSKPKPADCKFGLLPECDHAFCLSCIRNWRNSAPTSGMDISNAGTANTVRTCPVCRKLSYFVIPSGIWYSTKEEKQEIIDNYKANCKLIDCKHFNFGNGNCPFGASCFYKHTVKPGSYTWIHHRPPPQRRQNHFDVHDMLNMLQDVDLTSAEYFSIMRDSDLYDDMDPFEMMVSDRLAGDSGPCLGPFDSDEEDLDIFQMAALSEVLASGVDDFGPEDFGDEDFNPMEAALLSMMMHSNMEDEDDDDDEEEEYSDEDY encoded by the exons ATGTCCAACAG GGTTTGCAAGTTCTATGCCCGTGGAGCATGTTTGAAGGGGGATCAATGTGATTTTGCTCATGAGAAAAAGGATGAT ATTTGCAGCTATTATAAAAAAGGATCCTGTGCTTATGGTAGTAGATGCAGATATAAGCATGTCAAAGCTTCTCAAGCGTCATCTTCAGCAAATGGACGCCATTCTCCTGTTTTGGATCCTGTTGTGAATCATACCATTAAAGGAACATCAAGTTGGGTTCCAAAGGCTGTGAAGTCATCTTCATCGGACAAGCGTGCAAGGAGCTCACAACAAAAGAATCTGCCCTCTCTTGAAAATGATGTTGGTCAATCCAGTACTAGTAGTGTTATACCATCTGAACATTTGTTCTGTGCATTTGCTGCTGCCAACTGCCCCCTTGAAGATAAATGTTCTCGCATTCATGGAAATCAGTGCTTATACTGTAGAAAATTTTGCTTACATCCTACTGAtcgaaaggaaaaagaaaaccaTTTGAGAACTtgtgagaaaaaggaaaaatacctTCAGGCTTTGAAAGATAGTCAAGAAGTAGAGTGCAATGTTTGTTTGGAACGTGTTCTGTCCAAACCTAAACCAGCTGATTGTAAGTTTGGTCTGCTTCCTGAATGTGACCATGCTTTCTGTTTATCCTGTATCCGCAATTGGCGTAATAGTGCCCCAACCTCTGGAATGGACATCAGTAATGCTGGCACTGCTAATACAGTCAGAACCTGTCCTGTTTGTCGCAAACTATCATATTTTGTCATTCCAAGTGGTATTTGGTATTCTACTAAGGAAGAAAAGCAGGAAATTATTGACAACTACAAGGCAAACtgcaa ACTAATTGATTGCAAGCATTTTAACTTTGGAAATGGGAATTGTCCATTTGGGGCTAGTTGCTTCTACAAG CATACAGTGAAGCCCGGCTCTTACACATGGATACATCACAGGCCACCACCTCAACGTAGACAGAACCATTTTGATGTGCATGACATGTTGAACATGCTCCAGGATGTTGACTTAACAAGTGCAGAATATTTTTCCATCATGAGGGACTCGGACCTTTATGATGATATGGATCCATTCGAGATGATGGTATCTGATAGGCTTGCTGGTGATTCAGGTCCTTGTTTAGGTCCTTTTGATTCTGATGAGGAGGACTTGGATATTTTTCAGATGGCTGCATTGTCAGAAGTGCTGGCTTCTGGCGTGGATGATTTTGGTCCCGAAGATTTCGGTGATGAAGATTTCAATCCTATGGAGGCTGCCTTGTTATCAATGATGATGCATTCTAATatggaagatgaagatgacgacgatgatgaagaagaagaatacagTGATGAAGACTACTAG